In the Pseudonocardia cypriaca genome, one interval contains:
- a CDS encoding roadblock/LC7 domain-containing protein, translated as MTTEGRRSPRDFGWLLNDFVGRVHGVTHALIMSSDGFPLTASRTVARDDAEQLAAIASGLLSLARNSAALFDKGTCEQIMIRMTYGWFLFMGIGSGAGLAVLTGPDCDMKVVAYEMTQFVRNTGHALTPEVRADLRRVLSARRAPA; from the coding sequence GTGACGACCGAGGGCCGGCGATCGCCCCGGGACTTCGGGTGGCTCCTGAACGACTTCGTCGGGCGCGTGCACGGTGTCACGCACGCACTGATCATGTCGTCCGACGGGTTCCCGCTGACCGCGTCGCGCACCGTCGCGCGCGACGACGCCGAGCAGCTCGCCGCGATCGCGAGCGGGTTGCTGAGCCTCGCCCGCAACAGCGCCGCGCTGTTCGACAAGGGCACGTGCGAGCAGATCATGATCCGCATGACGTACGGCTGGTTCCTGTTCATGGGCATCGGCTCCGGTGCCGGCCTCGCGGTGCTGACCGGCCCGGACTGCGACATGAAGGTCGTGGCCTACGAGATGACCCAGTTCGTGCGCAACACGGGTCACGCGCTGACCCCCGAGGTCCGCGCCGACCTCCGCCGGGTGCTCTCCGCGCGGCGGGCACCCGCGTGA